One segment of Pristis pectinata isolate sPriPec2 chromosome 3, sPriPec2.1.pri, whole genome shotgun sequence DNA contains the following:
- the hlx1 gene encoding H2.0-like homeobox protein isoform X2, protein MYTAGLAPYYASNFSLWSAYCSNGLLDSVKKPSFCIADILHLSDTENMPAALPGSSTIVAHMSGHHGMQTSGSPLRPTPVAPEHMGGFAQRPSPASSYHRAPAICTSSSPRIQLAAGSVQQLPAPSSKDLKFGIDRILSADTDFKIKECSTLRDLTSLMGPSRRSGLHLSVQSSANQFFASLDPGLGEPPSVLNSRSSNQQHYQDSFPGPYAVLTKDTMPQTYKRKRSWSRAVFSNLQRKGLEKRFEIQKYVTKPDRKQLAAMLGLTDAQVKVWFQNRRMKWRHSKEAQAQKEKEKEQLEKPASLEEEQRVRENQSDSEKSDSESTDINEKDIEVNNSADHKTTVIRSGLGPLSTAASKQSASPVQSAPTSPSQILL, encoded by the exons ATGTACACCGCAGGACTAGCTCCATATTACGCCAGTAATTTCAGCCTCTGGTCCGCCTACTGTTCGAATGGCTTGTTGGATTCGGTGAAGAAGCCTTCCTTTTGTATCGCGGACATTCTGCATCTGAGCGACACCGAGAACATGCCGGCTGCTCTGCCAGGATCATCGACCATCGTGGCTCACATGAGCGGACACCACGGCATGCAAACTTCGGGCTCCCCTCTGCGCCCCACGCCCGTAGCCCCGGAGCATATGGGCGGCTTCGCTCAGAGACCTTCTCCGGCCTCCTCCTACCACCGAGCCCCGGCCATCTGTACTTCTTCTTCGCCCCGGATCCAGCTGGCAGCCGGCTCGGTGCAGCAGCTTCCCGCGCCCTCCAGCAAGGACCTTAAGTTCGGCATTGACCGCATCCTGTCCGCCGATACAGACTTTAAAATCAAAGAGTGCAGCACTTTACGAG ATCTCACCTCTCTAATGGGTCCAAGTCGCCGGTCTGGACTCCACCTCTCCGTGCAGAGTTCCGCCAACCAGTTCTTTGCGTCGCTGGACCCTGGCCTTGGTGAGCCTCCCTCAGTTTTGAACTCCAGAAGCTCGAACCAGCAACATTATCAGGATTCTTTTCCAG GGCCTTACGCTGTTCTAACAAAAGACACAATGCCCCAGACGTACAAAAGGAAACGATCTTGGTCCAGAGCTGTATTCTCTAATCTGCAGAGAAAAGGACTCGAGAAAAGATTTGAGATTCAGAAATATGTGACTAAACCTGACCGGAAGCAGCTGGCGGCGATGCTGGGATTGACAGATGCACAG GTGAAAGTATGGTTTCAAAATAGGCGGATGAAGTGGAGACACTCGAAGGAAGCTCAGgcacagaaggagaaggagaaagagcaaCTGGAGAAACCTGCCTCTCTGGAGGAAGAACAACGAGTGAGGGAGAACCAGAGCGACAGTGAGAAAAGTGACTCTGAATCTACTGACATTAATGAGAAAGACATCGAGGTGAACAACTCTGCAGATCACAAGACCACTGTCATCAGATCGGGTCTCGGTCCCTTAAGTACTGCCGCATCAAAGCAAAGCGCCTCACCTGTACAAAGTGCCCCAACATCTCCGTCGCAAATTTTACTATAA
- the hlx1 gene encoding H2.0-like homeobox protein isoform X4: MYTAGLAPYYASNFSLWSAYCSNGLLDSVKKPSFCIADILHLSDTENMPAALPGSSTIVAHMSGHHGMQTSGSPLRPTPVAPEHMGGFAQRPSPASSYHRAPAICTSSSPRIQLAAGSVQQLPAPSSKDLKFGIDRILSADTDFKIKECSTLRDLTSLMGPSRRSGLHLSVQSSANQFFASLDPGLGPYAVLTKDTMPQTYKRKRSWSRAVFSNLQRKGLEKRFEIQKYVTKPDRKQLAAMLGLTDAQVKVWFQNRRMKWRHSKEAQAQKEKEKEQLEKPASLEEEQRVRENQSDSEKSDSESTDINEKDIEVNNSADHKTTVIRSGLGPLSTAASKQSASPVQSAPTSPSQILL; encoded by the exons ATGTACACCGCAGGACTAGCTCCATATTACGCCAGTAATTTCAGCCTCTGGTCCGCCTACTGTTCGAATGGCTTGTTGGATTCGGTGAAGAAGCCTTCCTTTTGTATCGCGGACATTCTGCATCTGAGCGACACCGAGAACATGCCGGCTGCTCTGCCAGGATCATCGACCATCGTGGCTCACATGAGCGGACACCACGGCATGCAAACTTCGGGCTCCCCTCTGCGCCCCACGCCCGTAGCCCCGGAGCATATGGGCGGCTTCGCTCAGAGACCTTCTCCGGCCTCCTCCTACCACCGAGCCCCGGCCATCTGTACTTCTTCTTCGCCCCGGATCCAGCTGGCAGCCGGCTCGGTGCAGCAGCTTCCCGCGCCCTCCAGCAAGGACCTTAAGTTCGGCATTGACCGCATCCTGTCCGCCGATACAGACTTTAAAATCAAAGAGTGCAGCACTTTACGAG ATCTCACCTCTCTAATGGGTCCAAGTCGCCGGTCTGGACTCCACCTCTCCGTGCAGAGTTCCGCCAACCAGTTCTTTGCGTCGCTGGACCCTGGCCTTG GGCCTTACGCTGTTCTAACAAAAGACACAATGCCCCAGACGTACAAAAGGAAACGATCTTGGTCCAGAGCTGTATTCTCTAATCTGCAGAGAAAAGGACTCGAGAAAAGATTTGAGATTCAGAAATATGTGACTAAACCTGACCGGAAGCAGCTGGCGGCGATGCTGGGATTGACAGATGCACAG GTGAAAGTATGGTTTCAAAATAGGCGGATGAAGTGGAGACACTCGAAGGAAGCTCAGgcacagaaggagaaggagaaagagcaaCTGGAGAAACCTGCCTCTCTGGAGGAAGAACAACGAGTGAGGGAGAACCAGAGCGACAGTGAGAAAAGTGACTCTGAATCTACTGACATTAATGAGAAAGACATCGAGGTGAACAACTCTGCAGATCACAAGACCACTGTCATCAGATCGGGTCTCGGTCCCTTAAGTACTGCCGCATCAAAGCAAAGCGCCTCACCTGTACAAAGTGCCCCAACATCTCCGTCGCAAATTTTACTATAA
- the hlx1 gene encoding H2.0-like homeobox protein isoform X3 → MYTAGLAPYYASNFSLWSAYCSNGLLDSVKKPSFCIADILHLSDTENMPAALPGSSTIVAHMSGHHGMQTSGSPLRPTPVAPEHMGGFAQRPSPASSYHRAPAICTSSSPRIQLAAGSVQQLPAPSSKDLKFGIDRILSADTDFKIKECSTLRDLTSLMGPSRRSGLHLSVQSSANQFFASLDPGLAGPYAVLTKDTMPQTYKRKRSWSRAVFSNLQRKGLEKRFEIQKYVTKPDRKQLAAMLGLTDAQVKVWFQNRRMKWRHSKEAQAQKEKEKEQLEKPASLEEEQRVRENQSDSEKSDSESTDINEKDIEVNNSADHKTTVIRSGLGPLSTAASKQSASPVQSAPTSPSQILL, encoded by the exons ATGTACACCGCAGGACTAGCTCCATATTACGCCAGTAATTTCAGCCTCTGGTCCGCCTACTGTTCGAATGGCTTGTTGGATTCGGTGAAGAAGCCTTCCTTTTGTATCGCGGACATTCTGCATCTGAGCGACACCGAGAACATGCCGGCTGCTCTGCCAGGATCATCGACCATCGTGGCTCACATGAGCGGACACCACGGCATGCAAACTTCGGGCTCCCCTCTGCGCCCCACGCCCGTAGCCCCGGAGCATATGGGCGGCTTCGCTCAGAGACCTTCTCCGGCCTCCTCCTACCACCGAGCCCCGGCCATCTGTACTTCTTCTTCGCCCCGGATCCAGCTGGCAGCCGGCTCGGTGCAGCAGCTTCCCGCGCCCTCCAGCAAGGACCTTAAGTTCGGCATTGACCGCATCCTGTCCGCCGATACAGACTTTAAAATCAAAGAGTGCAGCACTTTACGAG ATCTCACCTCTCTAATGGGTCCAAGTCGCCGGTCTGGACTCCACCTCTCCGTGCAGAGTTCCGCCAACCAGTTCTTTGCGTCGCTGGACCCTGGCCTTG CAGGGCCTTACGCTGTTCTAACAAAAGACACAATGCCCCAGACGTACAAAAGGAAACGATCTTGGTCCAGAGCTGTATTCTCTAATCTGCAGAGAAAAGGACTCGAGAAAAGATTTGAGATTCAGAAATATGTGACTAAACCTGACCGGAAGCAGCTGGCGGCGATGCTGGGATTGACAGATGCACAG GTGAAAGTATGGTTTCAAAATAGGCGGATGAAGTGGAGACACTCGAAGGAAGCTCAGgcacagaaggagaaggagaaagagcaaCTGGAGAAACCTGCCTCTCTGGAGGAAGAACAACGAGTGAGGGAGAACCAGAGCGACAGTGAGAAAAGTGACTCTGAATCTACTGACATTAATGAGAAAGACATCGAGGTGAACAACTCTGCAGATCACAAGACCACTGTCATCAGATCGGGTCTCGGTCCCTTAAGTACTGCCGCATCAAAGCAAAGCGCCTCACCTGTACAAAGTGCCCCAACATCTCCGTCGCAAATTTTACTATAA
- the hlx1 gene encoding H2.0-like homeobox protein isoform X1 has product MYTAGLAPYYASNFSLWSAYCSNGLLDSVKKPSFCIADILHLSDTENMPAALPGSSTIVAHMSGHHGMQTSGSPLRPTPVAPEHMGGFAQRPSPASSYHRAPAICTSSSPRIQLAAGSVQQLPAPSSKDLKFGIDRILSADTDFKIKECSTLRDLTSLMGPSRRSGLHLSVQSSANQFFASLDPGLGEPPSVLNSRSSNQQHYQDSFPAGPYAVLTKDTMPQTYKRKRSWSRAVFSNLQRKGLEKRFEIQKYVTKPDRKQLAAMLGLTDAQVKVWFQNRRMKWRHSKEAQAQKEKEKEQLEKPASLEEEQRVRENQSDSEKSDSESTDINEKDIEVNNSADHKTTVIRSGLGPLSTAASKQSASPVQSAPTSPSQILL; this is encoded by the exons ATGTACACCGCAGGACTAGCTCCATATTACGCCAGTAATTTCAGCCTCTGGTCCGCCTACTGTTCGAATGGCTTGTTGGATTCGGTGAAGAAGCCTTCCTTTTGTATCGCGGACATTCTGCATCTGAGCGACACCGAGAACATGCCGGCTGCTCTGCCAGGATCATCGACCATCGTGGCTCACATGAGCGGACACCACGGCATGCAAACTTCGGGCTCCCCTCTGCGCCCCACGCCCGTAGCCCCGGAGCATATGGGCGGCTTCGCTCAGAGACCTTCTCCGGCCTCCTCCTACCACCGAGCCCCGGCCATCTGTACTTCTTCTTCGCCCCGGATCCAGCTGGCAGCCGGCTCGGTGCAGCAGCTTCCCGCGCCCTCCAGCAAGGACCTTAAGTTCGGCATTGACCGCATCCTGTCCGCCGATACAGACTTTAAAATCAAAGAGTGCAGCACTTTACGAG ATCTCACCTCTCTAATGGGTCCAAGTCGCCGGTCTGGACTCCACCTCTCCGTGCAGAGTTCCGCCAACCAGTTCTTTGCGTCGCTGGACCCTGGCCTTGGTGAGCCTCCCTCAGTTTTGAACTCCAGAAGCTCGAACCAGCAACATTATCAGGATTCTTTTCCAG CAGGGCCTTACGCTGTTCTAACAAAAGACACAATGCCCCAGACGTACAAAAGGAAACGATCTTGGTCCAGAGCTGTATTCTCTAATCTGCAGAGAAAAGGACTCGAGAAAAGATTTGAGATTCAGAAATATGTGACTAAACCTGACCGGAAGCAGCTGGCGGCGATGCTGGGATTGACAGATGCACAG GTGAAAGTATGGTTTCAAAATAGGCGGATGAAGTGGAGACACTCGAAGGAAGCTCAGgcacagaaggagaaggagaaagagcaaCTGGAGAAACCTGCCTCTCTGGAGGAAGAACAACGAGTGAGGGAGAACCAGAGCGACAGTGAGAAAAGTGACTCTGAATCTACTGACATTAATGAGAAAGACATCGAGGTGAACAACTCTGCAGATCACAAGACCACTGTCATCAGATCGGGTCTCGGTCCCTTAAGTACTGCCGCATCAAAGCAAAGCGCCTCACCTGTACAAAGTGCCCCAACATCTCCGTCGCAAATTTTACTATAA